The Salmonella enterica subsp. houtenae serovar Houten genome has a segment encoding these proteins:
- the tehB gene encoding tellurite resistance protein TehB, protein MTVRDENYFTEKYGLTRTHSDVLAAAKVVAPGRTLDLGCGNGRNSLYLAANGYDVTAWDKNPASMANLERIKAAEGLDNLQTEIVDLNILTFDGEYEFILSTVVMMFLEAQTIPGLIANMQRCTKPGGYNLIVAAMDTQDFPCTVGFPFAFKEGELRQYYEGWDMLKYNEDVGELHRTDENGNRIKLRFATMLARKAA, encoded by the coding sequence ATGACCGTTCGTGATGAAAATTATTTTACTGAGAAATACGGGTTAACCCGCACGCATTCGGATGTGCTGGCGGCGGCAAAGGTTGTCGCGCCGGGCCGAACGCTGGATTTGGGATGTGGCAATGGCCGCAATAGTCTGTATCTGGCCGCGAACGGCTATGACGTTACCGCGTGGGATAAAAATCCGGCCAGTATGGCTAACCTTGAGCGTATTAAAGCGGCAGAAGGGCTGGATAATCTGCAAACCGAAATTGTCGATCTGAATATATTGACCTTTGACGGCGAGTACGAATTTATTCTCTCGACAGTGGTTATGATGTTTCTTGAGGCGCAAACCATTCCCGGTTTAATCGCCAATATGCAACGCTGCACAAAACCCGGCGGGTATAATTTGATTGTTGCGGCAATGGATACGCAGGACTTTCCCTGTACGGTGGGATTCCCGTTTGCTTTTAAAGAAGGTGAATTACGCCAGTATTACGAAGGATGGGACATGCTGAAATACAACGAAGATGTCGGCGAACTTCACCGCACGGACGAAAACGGCAACCGTATCAAACTGCGCTTTGCTACGATGCTGGCGAGAAAAGCAGCCTGA
- a CDS encoding lipoprotein, with translation MRTHTLFKVAVLTGLLALSGCASKVTQPDKYSGFLKNYSDLKETTSATGKPVLRWVDPKFNDSNYDSIVYNPITYYPVPKPTTQVGQQVLDKLLAYTNTKVKSAIEQRKPLVTTPGPRSLIFRGAITGVDTSKEGLQFYEVIPVALIVAGTQMATGHRTMDTHLYFEGELIDAATNKPVVKVVRQGEGKDLSNSSTPMAFETLKQVVDDMATDTSMFDVNKK, from the coding sequence ATGCGTACTCATACTTTATTTAAAGTTGCAGTGCTTACTGGCTTGCTGGCGTTATCCGGGTGTGCGTCTAAAGTCACACAGCCGGATAAATATTCTGGGTTCTTAAAAAATTATTCGGACCTGAAGGAAACTACCTCCGCTACGGGAAAACCGGTATTGCGCTGGGTAGATCCGAAGTTCAATGACTCTAACTATGACAGCATTGTTTACAATCCGATAACGTATTACCCCGTTCCCAAACCAACAACCCAGGTCGGGCAGCAAGTTCTTGATAAACTGCTGGCCTATACGAACACGAAAGTAAAATCAGCGATTGAACAGCGCAAACCGCTGGTCACGACGCCAGGGCCGCGCAGTTTGATTTTCCGTGGGGCGATTACGGGCGTGGATACCAGCAAAGAAGGGCTGCAATTCTATGAGGTGATCCCTGTAGCGCTGATTGTGGCGGGCACGCAAATGGCGACGGGCCACCGGACCATGGATACTCACCTCTATTTTGAGGGTGAGCTGATAGATGCTGCGACCAACAAGCCGGTCGTCAAGGTAGTACGCCAGGGTGAAGGTAAAGACCTGAGTAATTCCAGTACGCCAATGGCGTTTGAGACGTTGAAACAGGTCGTGGATGATATGGCGACGGATACCTCTATGTTTGACGTTAACAAAAAATAA
- the ydcO gene encoding benzoate membrane transport protein, whose product MRLLSQPLPTILSGLIAVLVGYASSAAIIWQAALAAGATPAEIAGWMTALGIAMGISTLTLTLWYRAPVLTAWSTPGAALLVTGLQGLSLPDAVGIFIVANTLIMLCGVTGLFARLMRIIPHSLAAAMLAGILLRFGLQAFGTLNGEFVMCGGMLLAWLLFKVFASRYAVIAAMVTGITVALMQGKMAISGIHFAPVWPTFISPHFSFAQSLSVAVPLFLVTMASQNAPGVATMKASGYQLPVSPLMIFTGLLALLLSPFGVYSICIAAITAAICQSPDAHPDPTRRWLAAAAAGVFYLLAGWFGGSITDLMVALPVSWVQMLAGLALLSTISGSLYQALTHESERDAAIIAFLVTASGLTLIGIGSAFWGLIAGGIGYAVLTRTRRPSLSG is encoded by the coding sequence ATGCGTCTGTTATCACAGCCATTACCGACTATCTTATCTGGTCTGATCGCCGTTCTGGTCGGCTATGCAAGTTCGGCTGCCATTATCTGGCAGGCGGCGCTTGCCGCTGGCGCTACACCCGCAGAGATCGCCGGCTGGATGACCGCCCTTGGTATAGCAATGGGCATAAGCACACTAACGTTAACCTTGTGGTATCGTGCGCCGGTTTTAACCGCCTGGTCAACGCCTGGCGCCGCTCTGTTGGTGACTGGGTTGCAGGGATTATCGTTACCAGACGCTGTGGGCATCTTTATTGTCGCCAATACGCTTATTATGCTGTGCGGCGTCACAGGACTGTTTGCGCGTTTGATGCGGATAATCCCCCATTCTCTTGCTGCGGCGATGCTGGCAGGAATACTGTTACGCTTCGGCCTGCAGGCGTTCGGGACGCTCAACGGGGAGTTTGTAATGTGCGGCGGTATGCTATTGGCGTGGCTACTCTTTAAAGTATTCGCGTCCCGCTATGCCGTTATTGCCGCCATGGTGACGGGAATAACGGTGGCGCTCATGCAGGGTAAGATGGCGATAAGCGGTATTCATTTTGCGCCTGTGTGGCCCACCTTCATTTCCCCCCACTTTTCATTCGCGCAAAGCCTGAGTGTCGCGGTACCGCTCTTCCTGGTGACGATGGCATCGCAAAACGCCCCCGGCGTCGCCACAATGAAGGCGTCTGGCTATCAGCTTCCTGTCTCTCCGTTAATGATTTTTACCGGGTTGCTGGCGCTGCTGCTTTCGCCATTTGGCGTTTATTCTATCTGCATTGCCGCCATTACCGCCGCCATTTGTCAAAGTCCGGACGCGCACCCCGATCCAACGCGTCGCTGGTTAGCGGCCGCCGCCGCAGGCGTTTTTTATTTACTTGCCGGGTGGTTTGGCGGGTCGATAACCGATCTGATGGTCGCCCTGCCGGTTAGCTGGGTGCAAATGCTTGCTGGTCTGGCACTGTTAAGTACGATTAGCGGTAGTCTGTATCAGGCGCTTACTCACGAAAGCGAGCGTGACGCGGCAATTATCGCATTTCTCGTCACCGCAAGCGGGCTAACGCTGATAGGCATCGGATCGGCATTCTGGGGGTTGATCGCTGGCGGGATAGGCTACGCAGTATTAACGAGAACGCGCCGCCCATCGTTGTCTGGCTGA
- the tehA gene encoding tellurite resistance protein TehA, producing MRNHKQSDRVLNLPAGYFGIVLGTIGMGLAWRYASQIWAISHWPGDIMVILAMMIWGLLTLAFLSRLVRFPHSVMAEVRHPVMSSFVSLFPATTMLVAIGFVPWYRPLAVALFSVGVVIQLAYAAWQTAGLWRGAHPEEATTPGLYLPTVANNFISAMACGALGYNDAGLVFLGAGVFSWLSLEPVILQRLRSCGELPAVLRTSLGIQLAPALVACSAWLSVNGGEGDTLAKMLFGYGLLQLLFMLRLMPWYLSQPFNASFWSFSFGVSALATTGLHLGHGSESGLFHILAVPLFIFTNAIIALLLVRTFLLLVQGKLLIRTERAALLKPEEKNDRS from the coding sequence ATGCGTAATCATAAGCAGAGCGATCGCGTGCTCAATCTGCCTGCGGGCTATTTTGGGATCGTCCTTGGTACTATCGGTATGGGATTAGCCTGGCGTTACGCCAGCCAGATATGGGCAATAAGCCACTGGCCCGGCGACATCATGGTGATCCTGGCGATGATGATTTGGGGACTCTTGACCCTGGCGTTCCTTAGCCGTCTGGTGCGCTTTCCCCATAGCGTGATGGCTGAAGTGCGTCATCCGGTAATGAGCAGTTTTGTCAGCCTGTTTCCCGCCACCACGATGCTGGTCGCGATCGGCTTCGTCCCCTGGTATCGACCGTTGGCCGTTGCGCTATTCAGCGTGGGGGTCGTCATACAACTGGCGTACGCCGCCTGGCAGACGGCGGGACTTTGGCGCGGAGCCCACCCTGAAGAAGCGACGACCCCGGGGCTTTATCTGCCAACGGTAGCGAATAATTTTATCAGCGCGATGGCCTGTGGAGCGCTCGGCTACAATGATGCCGGACTGGTGTTTTTAGGCGCAGGCGTCTTTTCGTGGTTAAGTCTGGAACCGGTTATTTTGCAGCGACTGCGTAGCTGCGGGGAATTACCAGCGGTGCTGCGTACTTCGCTGGGTATCCAACTGGCGCCCGCGCTGGTCGCCTGTAGCGCCTGGCTGAGCGTCAATGGCGGGGAGGGCGACACGTTGGCGAAAATGCTATTCGGCTACGGTCTGTTACAGCTTTTATTTATGCTGCGATTAATGCCCTGGTATTTATCACAACCGTTTAATGCTTCCTTCTGGAGTTTTTCGTTCGGCGTTTCCGCGCTGGCGACCACGGGGTTGCATCTTGGTCACGGTAGTGAATCAGGGCTTTTCCATATTCTGGCAGTCCCGCTGTTTATCTTCACTAACGCGATTATCGCCTTACTGCTGGTTCGTACATTTCTATTGCTGGTGCAGGGGAAGTTGCTTATTCGCACTGAGCGCGCTGCACTGTTGAAACCGGAGGAAAAAAATGACCGTTCGTGA
- the ysdC_1 gene encoding aminopeptidase sgcX: MTFSVQETLFSLLRLNGISGHESSIANVMQHAFEQQAKDVWRDRLGNVVARYGSDKSDALRLMIFAHMDEVGFMVRKIEPSGFLRFERVGGPAQITMPGSVVTLAGRSGEIMGCIGIKAYHFAKGDERTQPPALDKLWIDIGAKDKADAERMGIQVGTPVTLYNPPHCLGNDLVCSKALDDRLGCTALLGVAEALACTSLDIAVFLVASVQEEFNIRGIVPVLRRVRPDLAIGIDITPSCDTPDLQDYSDVRVNHGVGITCLNYHGRGTLAGLITPPRLLRMLETTAHENSIPVQREVAPGVITETGYIQVELDGIPCASLSIPCRYTHSPAEVASLRDLADCIRLLTALAKMSPEQFPIEPETGATQEARP, translated from the coding sequence ATGACCTTTTCTGTGCAGGAAACGCTTTTTTCTTTACTGCGGCTAAACGGAATTTCAGGCCATGAAAGCAGTATTGCAAACGTTATGCAGCACGCGTTTGAACAGCAGGCCAAAGATGTCTGGCGGGATCGCCTGGGCAATGTCGTCGCCCGTTATGGCAGCGACAAATCCGACGCTCTTCGCCTGATGATTTTTGCGCATATGGATGAAGTCGGTTTTATGGTACGCAAGATCGAACCCTCCGGTTTTTTACGTTTTGAACGCGTGGGCGGCCCGGCGCAAATTACCATGCCCGGTTCGGTCGTGACGCTTGCCGGACGTTCAGGCGAAATCATGGGCTGCATTGGCATTAAAGCGTATCACTTCGCGAAGGGTGACGAGCGCACGCAGCCTCCCGCGCTCGATAAACTCTGGATTGATATCGGCGCAAAAGATAAAGCGGATGCCGAACGAATGGGTATTCAGGTGGGGACGCCGGTGACCCTTTACAACCCTCCGCACTGTCTGGGCAACGATCTGGTATGTAGTAAGGCGCTGGACGACAGGCTGGGGTGTACGGCGCTACTGGGCGTCGCCGAAGCCCTCGCCTGTACGTCGCTTGATATCGCGGTGTTCCTGGTTGCTTCGGTACAGGAAGAGTTCAATATTCGCGGTATTGTTCCCGTCTTACGACGCGTGCGCCCCGACCTGGCGATTGGTATTGATATCACCCCATCCTGCGACACGCCTGACCTGCAGGATTACTCGGATGTGCGGGTCAACCACGGCGTCGGCATCACCTGTCTGAACTATCATGGACGCGGTACGCTGGCAGGACTGATTACGCCGCCGCGTTTGCTGCGGATGCTGGAGACAACCGCGCACGAAAATAGCATTCCCGTACAGCGAGAAGTCGCGCCAGGCGTTATCACCGAAACAGGCTACATTCAGGTTGAACTGGACGGAATTCCCTGCGCCAGTCTTTCTATTCCCTGTCGCTATACCCACTCGCCAGCCGAAGTCGCCAGCCTGCGAGACCTGGCTGATTGTATCCGTTTACTGACTGCGCTGGCCAAAATGTCGCCAGAACAGTTTCCCATTGAGCCTGAAACAGGCGCTACACAAGAGGCACGACCATGA
- the rimL gene encoding ribosomal-protein-L7/L12-serine acetyltransferase — protein MAEIIPVNTTLELRAAEEGHVPALHQLVLKNKAWLQQSLDWPQYVTSQDETRKHVQGNILLHQRGYAKMYLIFCQNEMAGVLSFNVIEPINKVAYIGYWLDESLQGQGVMSQSLQALMAHYARRGDIRRFVIKCRVDNQASNAVARRNHFTLEGCMKQAEYLNGDYHDVNMYARIIDVV, from the coding sequence ATGGCGGAAATTATTCCTGTTAACACTACGCTGGAACTGCGAGCGGCAGAGGAAGGTCATGTTCCGGCGCTGCACCAACTGGTACTCAAAAACAAAGCGTGGCTACAACAGTCGCTCGACTGGCCGCAATATGTCACGTCGCAGGACGAAACGCGTAAGCATGTGCAGGGTAATATACTGTTGCATCAGCGTGGTTACGCCAAAATGTACCTGATTTTCTGCCAGAATGAGATGGCGGGCGTACTCTCATTTAATGTCATCGAGCCGATAAACAAAGTTGCCTATATCGGTTACTGGCTGGATGAGTCCCTCCAGGGACAAGGGGTAATGTCGCAATCATTACAGGCGCTGATGGCGCATTATGCCCGACGCGGCGATATTCGGCGCTTTGTCATTAAATGTCGGGTTGATAATCAGGCCAGTAATGCGGTCGCACGGCGCAACCATTTTACGCTGGAAGGCTGTATGAAACAGGCTGAGTATCTCAACGGCGACTATCACGACGTTAATATGTATGCCCGCATTATTGATGTGGTTTAA
- the gatC gene encoding phosphotransferase enzyme, with protein sequence MFDYILSLGGTVFVPIIMIIIGLIFRIPWLQAVKAGVTVGIGFVGMGLVIVMAIDSLSPPIKVMIERFGLTLHVFDVGAGPASGVGYATAIGAMIIPVIFLLNVGMLVTRLTKTMNVDIYNYWHYAITGTVVQLMTGSLIYGVLGAICHAALSLKMADWTAKRVQNIVGLEGISIPQGYGSSSVPLFVLLDAIYEKIPFMKGRNIDAQEIQKRYGMVGDPVIIGVVLGLIFGLAAGEGFKGCATLMITVAAIMVLFPRMIRLIVEGLMPISDGARKFFQKHFKGREVFIGLDTAVTLGHPTTIAVGLLLIPIMLILASILPGNKVLPLADLPVAPFFICMATVIHRGDLIRTLLSGIILMITVLLIATQFAPYFTDMALKGGFSFAAENAQITALSVGNMFGWSISELMSLGIIGVVIIVGIVASIVLVLRKRELPE encoded by the coding sequence ATGTTTGATTACATCCTGTCTCTCGGCGGCACCGTATTTGTGCCCATCATTATGATTATCATCGGCTTAATCTTTCGTATTCCCTGGCTGCAGGCGGTGAAAGCCGGGGTGACGGTCGGTATCGGTTTTGTCGGCATGGGGTTGGTGATCGTCATGGCGATCGACAGCCTCAGTCCGCCGATTAAAGTAATGATTGAGCGTTTTGGCCTGACGCTGCATGTCTTTGACGTCGGCGCCGGACCCGCATCCGGCGTCGGCTATGCGACGGCCATCGGCGCGATGATCATTCCCGTTATCTTTCTGCTCAACGTCGGTATGCTGGTAACTCGCCTGACCAAAACCATGAACGTTGATATTTATAACTACTGGCACTACGCCATTACCGGAACGGTCGTCCAGTTGATGACCGGCAGTCTGATTTATGGCGTACTGGGCGCGATTTGCCATGCCGCCTTGTCGTTGAAAATGGCCGACTGGACGGCGAAACGGGTACAGAACATTGTCGGTCTGGAAGGGATCTCAATCCCGCAAGGGTATGGCTCCAGCTCCGTACCGTTGTTCGTATTGCTGGATGCGATATACGAAAAAATCCCGTTTATGAAAGGACGCAATATTGACGCCCAGGAGATCCAAAAACGGTATGGGATGGTCGGCGACCCGGTGATCATTGGCGTTGTTCTCGGGCTGATCTTCGGACTCGCCGCAGGCGAAGGCTTTAAAGGGTGCGCAACCTTAATGATTACAGTGGCGGCGATTATGGTGCTGTTTCCGCGCATGATTCGCCTTATCGTTGAGGGATTAATGCCTATTTCCGACGGCGCACGTAAGTTCTTCCAGAAACACTTTAAAGGGCGCGAAGTCTTTATCGGTCTGGATACCGCAGTGACGTTAGGCCACCCGACCACCATCGCGGTTGGACTGCTGTTAATCCCCATCATGTTAATTCTGGCGAGCATACTGCCGGGCAATAAAGTCCTGCCGCTGGCTGATTTACCGGTTGCGCCGTTTTTTATCTGCATGGCCACGGTTATTCATCGCGGCGATCTGATTCGCACTCTGCTAAGCGGCATCATTCTCATGATTACCGTTCTGCTGATCGCTACCCAGTTCGCGCCGTACTTTACCGATATGGCGCTCAAAGGCGGCTTTAGTTTCGCCGCTGAAAACGCGCAAATTACCGCGCTGTCGGTAGGAAATATGTTTGGCTGGTCAATATCTGAACTGATGTCGCTGGGCATTATTGGCGTGGTTATTATAGTCGGCATTGTCGCCAGCATCGTGCTTGTCTTACGTAAACGTGAACTACCGGAATAA
- the sgcQ gene encoding Putative nucleoside tri phosphatase: MSWLKEVIGTEKAVIAMCHLRALPGDPGFDTDKGMNWVIDRAHDDLMALQNGGVDAVMFSNEFSLPYLTKVRPETTAAMARIIGQLMSEIRVPFGVNVLWDPVASFDLAMATNAKFIREIFTGAYASDFGVWDTNVGETIRHQYRIGAGHVKTLFNIVPEAAVYLGNRDVCSIAKSTVFNNNPDALCVSGLTAGARTDSAILKRVKETVPDTVVLANTGVCLENVEEQLSVADGCVTATTFKKDGVFANFVDQARVAKFMEKVRHIRQ, encoded by the coding sequence ATGAGTTGGCTAAAAGAGGTCATAGGAACGGAAAAAGCCGTTATCGCCATGTGTCATTTACGGGCGCTGCCGGGCGATCCCGGATTCGATACAGATAAAGGTATGAATTGGGTGATTGACCGCGCCCATGACGATTTAATGGCGCTACAAAACGGCGGCGTGGATGCGGTGATGTTCTCTAACGAGTTTAGTCTGCCCTATTTAACAAAAGTGAGACCAGAAACAACCGCCGCTATGGCCAGAATCATCGGCCAGTTAATGAGTGAGATTCGTGTACCGTTTGGGGTAAACGTGTTGTGGGATCCTGTTGCCTCTTTTGATTTGGCGATGGCGACCAACGCCAAATTTATCCGCGAAATTTTCACCGGCGCCTACGCCAGTGATTTTGGCGTCTGGGATACCAATGTCGGCGAAACTATTCGCCATCAGTATCGCATTGGCGCAGGCCACGTGAAAACGCTGTTTAACATTGTTCCGGAAGCGGCGGTGTATCTGGGCAACCGGGATGTCTGTTCAATTGCGAAATCGACCGTATTTAATAATAACCCCGATGCCCTGTGCGTCTCGGGCCTGACGGCAGGCGCGCGTACCGATAGCGCCATACTGAAGCGGGTAAAAGAGACCGTCCCCGACACGGTAGTGCTGGCGAATACCGGGGTGTGTCTGGAAAACGTCGAGGAGCAGCTCAGCGTTGCCGACGGATGCGTAACGGCAACCACGTTTAAAAAAGACGGCGTCTTCGCCAACTTTGTCGACCAGGCGCGCGTGGCGAAGTTTATGGAGAAAGTACGCCATATCCGACAATAA
- the ulaC_2 gene encoding phosphotransferase enzyme, producing MINDVKWVQAQRHANDWRHALDIAVRPLITFGAAAPSYLDGIIENTLKWGPYYLIAPGIALPHARPEQGANHNQMSVTTLSTPVAFGNADCDPIWLLLCASATDAEAHIRTIQRISQWLDSPGSVALLQDAPNDTALFAQLTALR from the coding sequence ATGATTAATGATGTTAAGTGGGTTCAGGCGCAACGCCATGCCAACGACTGGCGACACGCGCTGGATATCGCCGTTCGTCCGCTGATCACCTTCGGCGCGGCGGCCCCCAGCTACCTGGACGGTATTATTGAGAACACCCTTAAATGGGGGCCATATTATCTTATCGCGCCGGGGATTGCGCTGCCCCATGCCAGACCGGAGCAAGGCGCTAACCATAATCAAATGAGCGTCACTACGCTATCAACGCCGGTCGCTTTCGGCAATGCGGATTGCGATCCCATCTGGCTGTTGCTTTGCGCCAGCGCCACGGACGCTGAAGCACATATTCGCACCATTCAACGCATCAGCCAGTGGCTCGACTCGCCAGGAAGCGTCGCGTTGCTGCAAGATGCGCCAAATGATACAGCGCTTTTCGCGCAATTAACCGCATTGCGCTGA
- the sinR_2 gene encoding XRE family transcriptional regulator — MDNLTHYLATTLRTLRHQRGWSLSRLAEISGVSKAMLGQIERNESSPTVATLWKIATGLNVPFSMFISPPQAEFPPTFDPQQQAMVITPLFPWDPELCFDYFSLLLAPGAVSESTPHKAGVIEHVAVIQGRLDMCTGGVWQTIDAGKGLRFAGDTAHIYRNSSDQTVHFHSLIHYPRD; from the coding sequence ATGGATAACCTGACACACTATCTGGCGACCACGTTAAGAACGTTACGCCATCAGCGAGGCTGGAGTTTATCGCGTCTGGCGGAGATCTCTGGCGTATCAAAAGCCATGTTGGGGCAGATAGAGCGTAATGAATCCAGCCCGACAGTCGCAACGCTGTGGAAAATTGCGACGGGCCTGAACGTTCCATTCTCAATGTTTATTTCGCCTCCGCAGGCTGAATTTCCGCCGACCTTCGATCCCCAGCAGCAAGCGATGGTAATCACACCGCTGTTTCCGTGGGACCCAGAACTCTGTTTTGACTATTTTTCCCTATTGCTGGCGCCTGGCGCGGTCAGCGAGTCAACGCCGCATAAAGCCGGCGTTATCGAACATGTGGCGGTGATTCAGGGTCGGCTGGACATGTGTACTGGTGGAGTATGGCAAACAATAGACGCCGGTAAAGGTTTGCGTTTTGCCGGCGATACGGCGCATATCTATCGCAACAGCAGTGATCAGACGGTTCATTTTCACTCGCTGATTCATTACCCACGCGATTAA
- the gatB gene encoding phosphotransferase enzyme, translating to MMKKILVACGTGMSTSTMIAQKLQDFLAEQGIAATTAQCCLNEIPLNCNGMDLIVTSMRTHSDYGIPTLNGAALLTGINDDALKQEIKALLTQ from the coding sequence ATGATGAAAAAGATCCTTGTGGCATGTGGTACCGGCATGTCGACATCAACCATGATTGCACAAAAACTGCAGGACTTTCTCGCGGAGCAAGGCATTGCGGCAACCACGGCGCAATGTTGTCTGAATGAGATCCCGTTGAACTGTAACGGTATGGATCTCATCGTAACGTCCATGCGTACGCACAGTGACTATGGCATCCCGACGCTCAACGGCGCCGCCCTGCTGACAGGCATCAACGACGACGCATTAAAACAAGAAATCAAGGCGCTGTTAACGCAATAA
- a CDS encoding acetyltransferase, translated as MTKYRLSEEAHTFTYQIEGRKKSALLRQIIAVADFNDVKAGTPGGWVDNESVVSQQGHCWIYDENTMAFAGTEVTGNARITQPCTLYNNVRIGDNVWIDRADISDGACISDNVTIQSSTVRGECAIYGDARVLNQSEILAVQGLTREHAQILQIYDRATLSHSRIVHQVQLYGDATITHAFIEHRAEVFDFAFIEGNKDNNVWICDCAKVYGHARVIAGTEEDAIPTLRYSSQVAEHALIEGNCVLKHHVRVGGHAELRGGPILLDDRVLIEGHACIQGEILIEHQVEISGRAAVIAFDSNTIHLRGPKVINGEDRITRTPLIGSL; from the coding sequence ATGACCAAATATCGACTGAGTGAAGAAGCCCATACATTTACTTATCAGATTGAAGGCAGGAAAAAAAGCGCCTTATTACGGCAAATTATTGCTGTGGCTGATTTTAACGATGTGAAAGCAGGAACGCCCGGCGGCTGGGTTGATAACGAGAGCGTAGTATCGCAACAGGGTCATTGCTGGATTTACGACGAAAATACGATGGCGTTTGCGGGGACGGAAGTTACCGGTAATGCGCGAATTACGCAGCCGTGTACGCTCTACAATAACGTGCGAATAGGCGATAACGTCTGGATTGATCGCGCTGATATCAGCGATGGGGCGTGTATAAGTGACAATGTCACAATTCAGTCATCTACCGTGCGCGGAGAGTGTGCGATTTATGGCGACGCCCGCGTGTTAAACCAGTCAGAAATTCTCGCCGTTCAGGGACTAACACGTGAACATGCGCAGATTTTACAAATTTACGATCGCGCCACCCTGAGCCATTCGCGGATTGTCCATCAGGTACAGCTTTATGGCGACGCCACTATCACACACGCTTTTATTGAGCATCGGGCGGAGGTCTTTGATTTCGCGTTCATCGAAGGCAACAAAGACAATAATGTCTGGATCTGTGACTGCGCCAAAGTCTATGGCCATGCGCGGGTTATCGCCGGCACAGAGGAAGATGCGATCCCTACCCTTCGCTACAGCTCGCAGGTAGCGGAACATGCGTTAATCGAAGGCAACTGTGTGTTAAAACATCATGTGCGGGTAGGCGGACATGCTGAGCTACGCGGAGGCCCGATTTTACTGGACGACCGCGTGCTGATTGAAGGCCACGCCTGTATACAGGGCGAAATCCTGATTGAGCATCAGGTAGAGATTAGCGGGCGGGCGGCGGTGATAGCGTTTGACAGCAATACTATCCACCTGCGCGGTCCAAAAGTGATCAATGGCGAGGATCGTATTACTCGTACCCCCTTAATCGGTTCCCTTTAA